A region of Caretta caretta isolate rCarCar2 chromosome 26, rCarCar1.hap1, whole genome shotgun sequence DNA encodes the following proteins:
- the VAMP8 gene encoding vesicle-associated membrane protein 8, translating into MEGTGGSGMATDRVKNLQSEVEGVKNIMSQNVERILARGENLDHLRNKTEDLEATSEHFKTTSQKVARKYWWKNVKMIAIICVIVAIIIILIILFATNVIPT; encoded by the exons ATG GAGGGCACCGGTGGCAGCGGGATGGCAACGGACCGGGTGAAGAACCTGCAGAGCGAGGTGGAGGGGGTGAAAAACATCATGTCTCAAAATGTGGAGCGGATCCTGGCGCGGGGCGAGAACCTGGACCACCTGCGGAACAAGACCGAGGACCTGGAGGCGACG TCTGAGCACTTCAAGACAACCTCGCAGAAGGTGGCCCGCAAGTACTGGTGGAAGAACGTCAAGATGATCGCCATCATCTGTGTCATTGTggccatcatcatcatcctcatcatCCTGTTTGCCACCAACGTCATCCCCACATAG
- the GGCX gene encoding vitamin K-dependent gamma-carboxylase isoform X1 translates to MQTNRAAALNPLWLPPPGGLSTRPGPSLPLSAGCSPRQARPAGPEPARRAALLAESSPGRRQRDGDGAPEPTQQRSSWAQRLLGFEWADVSSWPRFVCLLNRPTDPASLGVFRFLFGLLMALDIPQERGLSYLDHKYLDGLEVCRFPLVNFLEPLPLDWMYLLYAVMLLGALGIMLGCCYRLSCLLFMLPYWYVFLLDKTAWNNHSYLYGLLGFQLTLMDANRYWSIDGLRDPRKRNAHVPLWNYTVLRMQIFIVYFIAGIKKLDADWVEGYSMGSLSRHWLFDPFKLVLSEEMTNLLVVHGGGLVLDLTAGYLLFFDATRPAALVFVSYFHCMNSQLFSIGMFSYTMLATSPLFCSPDWPRRLGARFPACLRRLLPSLEPPQPSEACVYGGPERKGRGRGERGPGLRQKLGALFTVLYVLEQFFLPYSHFITQGYNNWTNGLYGYSWDMMVHSRSHQHVKITYRDGATGELGYLNPGVFTQSRRWKDHADMLKQYATCLSHLLLNYNVSQPEIYFDVWVSINDRFQQRLFDPQVDIVRAEWSPFRHTPWLKPLLVDLSPWRTKLQDIESSLDNQTEVVFIADFPGLHLENFVSEDLGNTSLQLLKGEVVVEIVKEQRNYTLQEGDRMQLPPGEYHKVHTVSPEPSCYMYVYVNTTDVALERNLTELQELRDKVQNGSETEPLPPELQPILDGALGDTTQPDPVVQAFVRRQQQLEELQRRRNATLGARLQRFAARKCFLFRRSFLMTWISLRNLVLGRPSLEQLAREVAYANMQPEAGVAGTEGVQKEPERAEL, encoded by the exons ATGCAGACGAACAGGGCGGCTGCTCTGAACCCGCTCTGGCTGCCCCCGCCGGGAGGGCTCAGCACGAGGCCGGGACCGAGCCTGCCCCTCTCCGCAGGCTGCTCACCCCGCCAAGCGCGGCCAGCAGGGCCCGAGCCAGCCCGGAGAG ctgccctgctggcagagtcctcgCCCGGCCGCCGGCAGCGCGATGGTGACGGGGCGCCGGAGCCCACCCAGCAGAGGAGCAGTTGGGCTCAGCGCTTGCTGGGCTTTGAATGGGCTGATGTGTCCAGCTGGCCCCGCTTCGTCTGCCTGCTCAACAGACCCACGGACCCGGCCTCCCTGGGCGTCTTCCGCTTCCTGTTCG GTTTGCTGATGGCCCTGGACATCCCGCAGGAGCGTGGCCTGAGCTACCTGGACCACAAGTACCTGGATGGGCTGGAGGTCTGTCGCTTCCCACTTGTGAACTTCCTGGAGCCCCTGCCGCTGGACTGGATGTACCTGCTCTACGCGGTCATGCTGCTGG GTGCCCTGGGGATCATGCTGGGCTGCTGCTACCGGCTGAGCTGCCTGCTCTTCATGCTGCCCTATTGGTACGTCTTCTTGTTGGACAAGACGGCCTGGAACAACCACTCCTACCTCTACGGCCTCCTTGGCTTCCAGCTCACCCTCATGGACGCCAACCGCTACTG GTCCATTGATGGGCTCAGGGACCCACGGAAGAGGAACGCCCACGTGCCCCTGTGGAACTACACAGTGCTGCGCATGCAG ATCTTCATCGTCTACTTCATTGCGGGCATCAAGAAGCTGGATGCTGACTGGGTGGAAGGCTACTCAATGGGGTCGCTGTCCCGCCACTGGCTCTTCGACCCCTTCAA GCTGGTGCTGTCAGAGGAGATGACCAACCTGCTGGTGGTGCATGGCGGGGGCCTGGTGCTGGACCTGACGGCTGGTTACCTGCTGTTCTTCGATGCCACCCGCCCAGCGGCGCTCGTCTTCGTTTCCTACTTCCACTGCATGAACTCACAGCTCTTCAGCATTG GCATGTTCTCCTACACCATGCTTGCCACCAGCCCCTTGTTCTGCTCCCCGGACTGGCCGCGCCGCCTGGGTGCCAGGTTCCCGGCCTGCCTCCGAAGGCTCCTGCCCTCCTTGGAGCCACCGCAGCCCAGCGAGGCATGTGTGTACGGGGGGCCTGAGCGCAAGGGCCGAGGCAGGGGGGAACGAGGGCCAGGGCTGCGTCAGAAGCTGGGGGCCCTCTTCACCGTGCTGTACGTGCTGGAGCAGTTCTTCCTGCCCTACTCCCACTTCATCACCCAG GGCTACAACAACTGGACCAATGGGCTGTACGGCTACTCGTGGGACATGATGGTCCATTCCCGCTCCCACCAGCACGTAAAGATCACCTACCGGGATGGTGCGACTGGGGAGCTGGGCTACCTCAACCCCGGG GTGTTCACGCAGAGCCGGCGCTGGAAGGACCATGCTGACATGCTGAAGCAGTACGCCACCTGCCTGAGCCACCTGCTACTCAACTACAATGTCTCGCAGCCTGAGATCTATTTTGACGTCTGGGTCTCCATCAACGACCGCTTCCAGCAGAG GCTCTTCGACCCACAGGTGGACATTGTGCGGGCCGAGTGGTCTCCCTTCCGCCACACTCCGTGGCTCAAGCCGCTGCTGGTCGACCTGTCCCCCTGGAGGACGAAGCTGCAGGATATCGAGAGCTCGCTGGACAACCAGACTGAGGTGGTTTTCATCGCTGATTTCCCAG GCCTGCACCTGGAGAACTTTGTGAGTGAGGACCTGGGCAACACGAGCCTGCAGTTGCTGAAGGGGGAGGTCGTGGTAGAGATCGTCAAGGAGCAGAGGAACTACACGCTGCAGGAAGGGGACAGGATGCAG CTGCCCCCAGGTGAGTACCACAAGGTGCACACGGTGTCGCCAGAGCCCTCCTGCTACATGTACGTTTACGTCAACACCACGGACGTGGCCCTGGAGCGGAACCTGACCGAGCTGCAGGAGCTGCGGGACAAGGTGCAGAACGGCAGCG AGACggagcccctgcccccagagctgcagcccatCCTCGATGGCGCCCTGGGGGACACCACGCAGCCGGACCCCGTCGTCCAGGCATTCGTGCGACGCCAGCAGCAActggaggagctgcagagacGGCGAAATGCCACGCTCGGGGCACGGCTGCAGCGCTTCGCCGCCAGGAAGTGCTTCCTGTTCCGCCGGAG CTTCCTGATGACCTGGATTTCGCTCAGGAACCTGGTGCTGGGGCGCCCGTCCCTGGAGCAGCTGGCGCGGGAGGTGGCCTATGCCAACATGCAGCCGGAGGCTGGCGTGGCAGGGACAGAGGGGGTGCAGAAGGAGCCAGAGCGGGCTGAGCTCTGA
- the GGCX gene encoding vitamin K-dependent gamma-carboxylase isoform X2, protein MEPQRGRAAAALLAESSPGRRQRDGDGAPEPTQQRSSWAQRLLGFEWADVSSWPRFVCLLNRPTDPASLGVFRFLFGLLMALDIPQERGLSYLDHKYLDGLEVCRFPLVNFLEPLPLDWMYLLYAVMLLGALGIMLGCCYRLSCLLFMLPYWYVFLLDKTAWNNHSYLYGLLGFQLTLMDANRYWSIDGLRDPRKRNAHVPLWNYTVLRMQIFIVYFIAGIKKLDADWVEGYSMGSLSRHWLFDPFKLVLSEEMTNLLVVHGGGLVLDLTAGYLLFFDATRPAALVFVSYFHCMNSQLFSIGMFSYTMLATSPLFCSPDWPRRLGARFPACLRRLLPSLEPPQPSEACVYGGPERKGRGRGERGPGLRQKLGALFTVLYVLEQFFLPYSHFITQGYNNWTNGLYGYSWDMMVHSRSHQHVKITYRDGATGELGYLNPGVFTQSRRWKDHADMLKQYATCLSHLLLNYNVSQPEIYFDVWVSINDRFQQRLFDPQVDIVRAEWSPFRHTPWLKPLLVDLSPWRTKLQDIESSLDNQTEVVFIADFPGLHLENFVSEDLGNTSLQLLKGEVVVEIVKEQRNYTLQEGDRMQLPPGEYHKVHTVSPEPSCYMYVYVNTTDVALERNLTELQELRDKVQNGSETEPLPPELQPILDGALGDTTQPDPVVQAFVRRQQQLEELQRRRNATLGARLQRFAARKCFLFRRSFLMTWISLRNLVLGRPSLEQLAREVAYANMQPEAGVAGTEGVQKEPERAEL, encoded by the exons ATGGAGCCGCAGCGGGGCCGCGCGGCAG ctgccctgctggcagagtcctcgCCCGGCCGCCGGCAGCGCGATGGTGACGGGGCGCCGGAGCCCACCCAGCAGAGGAGCAGTTGGGCTCAGCGCTTGCTGGGCTTTGAATGGGCTGATGTGTCCAGCTGGCCCCGCTTCGTCTGCCTGCTCAACAGACCCACGGACCCGGCCTCCCTGGGCGTCTTCCGCTTCCTGTTCG GTTTGCTGATGGCCCTGGACATCCCGCAGGAGCGTGGCCTGAGCTACCTGGACCACAAGTACCTGGATGGGCTGGAGGTCTGTCGCTTCCCACTTGTGAACTTCCTGGAGCCCCTGCCGCTGGACTGGATGTACCTGCTCTACGCGGTCATGCTGCTGG GTGCCCTGGGGATCATGCTGGGCTGCTGCTACCGGCTGAGCTGCCTGCTCTTCATGCTGCCCTATTGGTACGTCTTCTTGTTGGACAAGACGGCCTGGAACAACCACTCCTACCTCTACGGCCTCCTTGGCTTCCAGCTCACCCTCATGGACGCCAACCGCTACTG GTCCATTGATGGGCTCAGGGACCCACGGAAGAGGAACGCCCACGTGCCCCTGTGGAACTACACAGTGCTGCGCATGCAG ATCTTCATCGTCTACTTCATTGCGGGCATCAAGAAGCTGGATGCTGACTGGGTGGAAGGCTACTCAATGGGGTCGCTGTCCCGCCACTGGCTCTTCGACCCCTTCAA GCTGGTGCTGTCAGAGGAGATGACCAACCTGCTGGTGGTGCATGGCGGGGGCCTGGTGCTGGACCTGACGGCTGGTTACCTGCTGTTCTTCGATGCCACCCGCCCAGCGGCGCTCGTCTTCGTTTCCTACTTCCACTGCATGAACTCACAGCTCTTCAGCATTG GCATGTTCTCCTACACCATGCTTGCCACCAGCCCCTTGTTCTGCTCCCCGGACTGGCCGCGCCGCCTGGGTGCCAGGTTCCCGGCCTGCCTCCGAAGGCTCCTGCCCTCCTTGGAGCCACCGCAGCCCAGCGAGGCATGTGTGTACGGGGGGCCTGAGCGCAAGGGCCGAGGCAGGGGGGAACGAGGGCCAGGGCTGCGTCAGAAGCTGGGGGCCCTCTTCACCGTGCTGTACGTGCTGGAGCAGTTCTTCCTGCCCTACTCCCACTTCATCACCCAG GGCTACAACAACTGGACCAATGGGCTGTACGGCTACTCGTGGGACATGATGGTCCATTCCCGCTCCCACCAGCACGTAAAGATCACCTACCGGGATGGTGCGACTGGGGAGCTGGGCTACCTCAACCCCGGG GTGTTCACGCAGAGCCGGCGCTGGAAGGACCATGCTGACATGCTGAAGCAGTACGCCACCTGCCTGAGCCACCTGCTACTCAACTACAATGTCTCGCAGCCTGAGATCTATTTTGACGTCTGGGTCTCCATCAACGACCGCTTCCAGCAGAG GCTCTTCGACCCACAGGTGGACATTGTGCGGGCCGAGTGGTCTCCCTTCCGCCACACTCCGTGGCTCAAGCCGCTGCTGGTCGACCTGTCCCCCTGGAGGACGAAGCTGCAGGATATCGAGAGCTCGCTGGACAACCAGACTGAGGTGGTTTTCATCGCTGATTTCCCAG GCCTGCACCTGGAGAACTTTGTGAGTGAGGACCTGGGCAACACGAGCCTGCAGTTGCTGAAGGGGGAGGTCGTGGTAGAGATCGTCAAGGAGCAGAGGAACTACACGCTGCAGGAAGGGGACAGGATGCAG CTGCCCCCAGGTGAGTACCACAAGGTGCACACGGTGTCGCCAGAGCCCTCCTGCTACATGTACGTTTACGTCAACACCACGGACGTGGCCCTGGAGCGGAACCTGACCGAGCTGCAGGAGCTGCGGGACAAGGTGCAGAACGGCAGCG AGACggagcccctgcccccagagctgcagcccatCCTCGATGGCGCCCTGGGGGACACCACGCAGCCGGACCCCGTCGTCCAGGCATTCGTGCGACGCCAGCAGCAActggaggagctgcagagacGGCGAAATGCCACGCTCGGGGCACGGCTGCAGCGCTTCGCCGCCAGGAAGTGCTTCCTGTTCCGCCGGAG CTTCCTGATGACCTGGATTTCGCTCAGGAACCTGGTGCTGGGGCGCCCGTCCCTGGAGCAGCTGGCGCGGGAGGTGGCCTATGCCAACATGCAGCCGGAGGCTGGCGTGGCAGGGACAGAGGGGGTGCAGAAGGAGCCAGAGCGGGCTGAGCTCTGA